From a single Gimesia fumaroli genomic region:
- a CDS encoding DUF1559 domain-containing protein, with protein sequence MQFYQLKPGRRRGFTLIELLVVIAIIAILIALLLPAVQQAREAARRSTCKNNLKQVGIALHNYHETHRCFPPGWVQPSRASTCQANSSSSTSGCLPGWGWGTMLLPFIEQAPLYNALNVRSTHLVAAPSDESKTTIPIFRCPSDSGSKLNSDRGGHATSNYKGVYGSRGANNAVNSNPHNSAPGNGSFWSNSNTRLRDITDGASNTVMIGETARGRVGSITYNGAIWVGYYDNGKTASVVWLTENHPAALINGTREWAFSSRHTGGAHFLLGDGAVRFLSENLDGTTYENLGKISDGNVIGEF encoded by the coding sequence ATGCAGTTTTACCAGTTAAAACCGGGCCGGAGGCGCGGCTTTACTTTGATCGAACTACTCGTTGTGATCGCCATTATTGCGATCTTGATCGCCTTGTTACTTCCAGCCGTACAACAGGCCCGGGAAGCGGCCCGGCGCAGCACCTGTAAAAATAACTTGAAGCAAGTGGGAATCGCCCTGCACAATTACCATGAAACCCACCGCTGCTTTCCTCCAGGCTGGGTTCAGCCTTCGAGAGCTTCCACCTGTCAGGCCAATTCATCTTCGAGCACCAGTGGCTGCCTGCCCGGCTGGGGCTGGGGAACGATGTTGCTCCCGTTTATTGAGCAAGCCCCCCTGTACAATGCCTTGAATGTGCGGAGCACGCATCTGGTTGCCGCCCCTTCTGATGAATCTAAAACGACGATTCCGATTTTTCGTTGCCCTTCTGATTCGGGAAGTAAACTGAATTCCGATCGAGGCGGCCATGCAACTTCCAATTACAAAGGCGTATATGGAAGCCGGGGTGCGAATAATGCTGTGAATTCCAATCCGCATAATAGCGCTCCTGGGAATGGTTCTTTCTGGTCGAACAGCAATACGCGACTACGTGACATTACCGATGGTGCCAGCAACACAGTCATGATTGGGGAAACCGCCCGAGGCCGCGTGGGAAGCATCACTTATAACGGAGCCATCTGGGTTGGTTATTACGATAACGGAAAAACCGCCTCCGTCGTCTGGCTCACTGAAAATCATCCCGCTGCTTTGATTAACGGAACACGAGAATGGGCTTTCAGCAGTCGACATACAGGGGGCGCTCACTTCCTGCTGGGTGATGGCGCTGTTCGATTTCTGAGCGAAAATCTCGATGGTACCACTTATGAAAATCTAGGAAAGATCAGCGACGGAAATGTAATCGGCGAGTTCTAA
- the hslU gene encoding ATP-dependent protease ATPase subunit HslU — MQELTPRQIVAELDKHIVGQDDAKRAVAIALRNRWRWQQLPDELRKEITPKNIVMIGPTGVGKTEITRRLAQLIDAPFIKVEATKYTEVGYYGRDVESMVRDLVDSATNLVREKKRVEVVDKAKVRVEERLLDLLVPRPEWEPSRTDSTEEAKEDDSQERYERTRDKFRKMLKNGDLEDKDVEISIDQKSSPVQVFSNMGMDQMDVDLQGMFERIMPQQSKNRKLTVAEARKVLLEQEVEGLMDKDAIAEEAIELAERSGIVFVDEIDKICTSEEGGSRGGDVSRQGVQRDLLPIVEGTTVQTRSGSVKTDYMLFIAAGAFHRTKPSDLMPELQGRFPIRVELQELTRDDFLRILTEPTSSITMQYQALLKTEGIKVKFEKDGLEELAEIAFQVNQTTQNIGARRLHTILERLLEEVSFEAPDLKTKKLTIDAAYVQQKLHAIVEDEDLSKFIL; from the coding sequence GTGCAAGAGTTAACGCCGCGACAGATTGTCGCAGAGCTGGATAAACATATCGTTGGTCAGGATGACGCAAAGCGCGCTGTGGCGATTGCCTTGCGGAATCGCTGGCGCTGGCAGCAACTTCCAGATGAACTTCGAAAAGAAATTACTCCTAAGAATATTGTGATGATCGGCCCTACCGGAGTCGGCAAGACGGAAATTACCCGTCGCCTGGCGCAGCTAATTGATGCCCCATTCATCAAAGTGGAAGCAACCAAATATACGGAAGTCGGCTATTACGGACGCGATGTTGAGAGCATGGTTCGTGATCTGGTCGATTCAGCAACGAATCTGGTCCGTGAAAAGAAACGCGTCGAAGTGGTTGATAAAGCAAAAGTTCGTGTTGAAGAACGCCTGCTTGATCTGTTGGTGCCGCGTCCAGAATGGGAGCCTTCTCGCACAGATTCAACAGAAGAAGCGAAGGAAGACGATTCCCAGGAACGCTATGAACGCACCCGGGATAAATTTCGCAAAATGCTGAAGAATGGAGATCTGGAAGACAAGGATGTCGAGATCTCCATCGACCAGAAAAGTTCGCCGGTTCAAGTATTCTCAAATATGGGTATGGACCAGATGGACGTCGATCTGCAAGGCATGTTCGAACGGATCATGCCTCAGCAGAGCAAGAACCGCAAACTGACAGTTGCAGAAGCGCGCAAAGTACTTCTGGAGCAGGAAGTGGAAGGTTTGATGGATAAGGATGCCATTGCGGAGGAAGCAATTGAACTGGCCGAACGTAGCGGAATTGTCTTTGTCGATGAAATCGACAAAATCTGTACGTCTGAAGAAGGGGGCAGCCGTGGCGGTGATGTGAGCCGGCAGGGGGTGCAGCGTGATTTACTGCCGATCGTTGAAGGCACAACTGTGCAGACCCGAAGCGGTTCGGTAAAGACTGATTATATGTTGTTTATCGCAGCTGGAGCCTTTCACCGGACCAAACCTTCCGACTTAATGCCCGAGCTTCAAGGGCGTTTTCCGATTCGTGTGGAACTGCAGGAGCTGACCCGCGATGACTTTCTGAGAATTCTGACAGAGCCGACCAGTTCGATCACAATGCAGTATCAGGCATTGTTGAAAACGGAAGGGATAAAGGTCAAGTTCGAAAAAGACGGACTGGAAGAGCTGGCCGAAATTGCGTTTCAGGTGAATCAGACGACACAGAATATCGGTGCCCGTCGACTGCACACGATTCTAGAGCGTCTGTTAGAAGAGGTCAGTTTTGAAGCACCCGACCTGAAGACAAAGAAGCTCACAATTGATGCCGCGTATGTGCAGCAAAAACTGCATGCCATCGTTGAGGATGAAGATCTCAGTAAATTCATTCTGTAA
- the hslV gene encoding ATP-dependent protease subunit HslV encodes MSSKDKKKWRSTTILTVRHQGQVAIGGDGQVTHGNTVMKSDTRKIRKILDGQVICGFAGSTADAFSLLERFEVKARDYPGNMPRAATELARDWRTDRVLRKLEALIVVINTEHSLLITGQGDVVVPSDGIIGIGSGGNYATAAARALVGHSDLSAAEIVKTSLGIASDIDIYTNNNIIVEELQCKS; translated from the coding sequence ATGAGTTCAAAAGACAAAAAGAAATGGCGTTCCACGACGATATTAACTGTTCGACACCAGGGGCAAGTTGCCATCGGCGGTGATGGACAGGTGACTCACGGTAATACTGTGATGAAAAGCGATACACGTAAGATTCGCAAGATTCTCGATGGGCAGGTCATCTGTGGATTTGCCGGTTCGACGGCAGATGCATTCTCCTTACTGGAACGATTTGAAGTCAAAGCCCGTGACTATCCCGGAAATATGCCCCGCGCTGCAACAGAACTCGCGCGTGACTGGCGTACTGACCGCGTGCTGCGAAAGCTGGAAGCACTGATCGTGGTGATCAATACCGAACACAGCCTGCTGATTACCGGGCAGGGCGATGTAGTGGTTCCCTCAGACGGCATTATTGGCATCGGTTCTGGAGGCAACTATGCTACGGCTGCCGCGCGGGCACTTGTCGGTCATTCTGATTTGTCGGCAGCAGAAATTGTAAAAACATCTTTAGGTATCGCATCAGACATCGATATCTATACGAATAATAATATCATCGTGGAGGAGCTGCAGTGCAAGAGTTAA